A genomic window from Engraulis encrasicolus isolate BLACKSEA-1 chromosome 14, IST_EnEncr_1.0, whole genome shotgun sequence includes:
- the avil gene encoding advillin, which translates to MEHTFRAVNQAPGIIIWRIEKMELVLVPEKSHGNFYEGDCYVLLHTNKVGSCLSYNIHYWIGSESSQDEQGAAAVYTIQLDDFLGTSPIQHREVQDHESDTFRGYFKQGIIYKKGGVASGMRHTETNTYDIQRLLHVKGKRRVTAMEVEMTWQSFNLGDVFLLDIGKVIIQWNGPESNRQERLKGMQLAKDIRDRERGGRAEIGVIEGDQERDSPQLMEALNSTLGERTATLSSAVPDDTPDQEQKSQLTLYHVSDAEGVMKVTEIGTRPLVQDLLNHDDCYFLDQGGLKVYVWKGKRANKAERQAAMSRALEFIKLKGYSHTTNIETVNDGAESALFKQLFQSWRSKDQTVGMGKTHSVGRVAKVSQEKFDATTMHVMPEVAAQERMVDDGSGTVEIWRIEDLELVKVEPEWHGYFYGGDCYLILYTYQVNSKKLYILYIWQGRHASQDELAASAFQAVNLDQEYNDEPVQVRVTMGKEPRHFMAMFKGKMVIFEGGTSRKGSSEPEPPVRLFQVSGSDESNTKAIEVHALAGFLNSNDVFLLKSENTVYLWCGKGSSGDERAMAKEISKVISQGPIAEETIAEGHEPLEFWQLLGGKAQYANDKRLQEATTDHQPRLFECSNKTGRFIVTEVTQFTQDDLSIDDVMLLDTWDQVFLWVGNEANEVERKESVVTCQEYLRTHPGSRDPDTPILLVKQGFEPPTFTGWFMAWDPTKWSGGKTYEQLKMELGEVTSLTRVTPVRPEENGGATVAKTYETHPAEDLMDKQVDELPEGVDPSEKEKHLSDGDFQNIFGMSKDEFVCLPQWKQISLKKAKKMF; encoded by the exons AAAATGGAGCTGGTATTGGTCCCAGAGAAATCCCATGGCAATTTCTATGAGGGTGACTGTTACGTCCTGCTTCAC ACTAACAAGGTGGGCAGCTGCCTGTCCTACAACATCCACTACTGGATCGGCTCAGAGTCCAGCCAGGACGAGCAGGGGGCGGCCGCGGTTTACACCATCCAACTGGACGACTTCCTGGGCACCAGCCCCATCCAGCACCGAGAAGTCCAGGACCACGAGTCTGACACCTTCCGAGGCTACTTCAAACAGGGTATCAT CTACAAGAAAGGTGGTGTGGCATCGGGCATGAGGCACACTGAGACCAACACATACGATATTCAGAGACTCCTGCACGTCAAGGGCAAGAGAAGAGTCACAGCCATGGAG GTGGAGATGACGTGGCAGAGCTTCAACCTGGGAGATGTCTTCCTGCTGGACATTGGCAAAGTCATCATCCAATGGAACGGCCCAGAGAGCAACAGACAGGAGCGTCTCAAG GGTATGCAACTGGCCAAGGACATCCGTGATCGCGAGCGGGGGGGTCGGGCGGAGATCGGGGTGATCGAGGGTGACCAGGAGCGGGACAGTCCCCAGCTGATGGAGGCGCTGAACAGCACCCTGGGAGAGCGGACGGCCACGCTGTCCAGCGCCGTCCCCGACGACACCCCTGACCAGGAGCAGAAGTCCCAGCTCACCCTCTACCA TGTTTCGGATGCTGAAGGGGTCATGAAGGTCACAGAGATCGGGACTCGACCGCTAGTGCAGGATTTACTCAATCACGAC GACTGCTACTTTTTGGACCAGGGTGGGCTGAAGGTGTACGTGTGGAAAGGCAAACGGGCCAACAAAGCAGAGAGGCAGGCCGCCATGTCAAGAGCCCTG GAGTTCATCAAGCTGAAGGGGTACTCCCACACCACCAACATCGAGACGGTGAATGACGGTGCGGAGTCGGCCCTTTTCAAGCAGCTGTTCCAGAGCTGGCGCAGCAAGGACCAGACAGTAGGCATGGGCAAGACTCACTCGGTCGGCAGAGTGG CCAAAGTAAGCCAGGAGAAGTTTGATGCCACCACCATGCACGTCATGCCAGAAGTTGCTGCCCAGGAGCGCATGGTGGATGACGGGTCTGGAACAGTGGAG ATCTGGCGTATTGAGGATCTGGAGCTTGTTAAGGTGGAGCCAGAGTGGCACGGCTACTTCTACGGCGGAGACTGCTACCTCATCCTCTACACATATCAAGTGAACAGCAAGAAACTATACATCCTCTACATATGGCAG GGCAGGCATGCCTCCCAGGATGAGCTGGCGGCCAGTGCCTTCCAGGCAGTGAACCTGGACCAGGAGTACAATGACGAGCCTGTGCAGGTCAGGGTGACCATGGGCAAGGAGCCCAGGCACTTCATGGCTATGTTCAAGGGCAAGATGGTCATCTTTGAG GGGGGAACCTCCAGGAAAGGGAGCTCGGAACCGGAGCCCCCAGTCCGCCTCTTCCAGGTCAGCGGCAGCGACGAGTCAAATACCAAGGCCATCGAGGTCCATGCCCTGGCTGGATTTCTCAACTCCAACGACGTTTTCCTCCTGAAGAGCGAGAATACCGTTTACCTGTGGTGTGGAAAG GGCTCGAGTGGCGACGAGAGGGCCATGGCTAAGGAGATCAGCAAGGTGATTAGCCAGGGCCCCATTGCCGAGGAGACTATCGCAGAGGGCCATGAACCCCTGGAGTTCTGGCAGCTGCTGGGTGGCAAGGCCCAGTATGCCAATGACAAGAG attGCAGGAAGCCACAACAGACCATCAGCCACGCCTCTTTGAGTGCTCCAATAAGACGGGACGATTTATCGTCACTGAGGTGACGCAGTTCACTCAAGATGACCTCAGCATAGATGATGTCATGCTTTTGGACACATGGGACCAG GTGTTCCTGTGGGTGGGGAATGAGGCTAACGAGGTGGAGCGTAAGGAGTCTGTGGTGACCTGCCAGGAGTACCTGCGTACCCACCCGGGCTCCCGCGACCCAGACACCCCCATCCTGCTGGTAAAGCAGGGCTTCGAACCCCCCACCTTCACCGGATGGTTCATGGCCTGGGACCCCACGAAATGGAGC ggAGGGAAGACGTACGAGCAGCTGAAGATGGAGCTGGGTGAGGTGACGTCTCTGACCAGGGTCACGCCTGTGAGGCCG GAAGAGAATGGTGGTGCCACCGTTGCGAAGACCTACGAGACGCACCCTGCAGAAGATCTCATGGACAAGCAAGTGGATGAGCTGCCAGAAGGAGTAGACCCCAGTGAAAAAGAG AAACACCTCTCCGACGGAGACTTCCAGAACATATTTGGGATGTCTAAAGATGAGTTTGTCTGTTTACCGCAGTGGAAACAGATCAGCTTGAAGAAGGCCAAGAAGATGTTTTAA
- the si:dkey-197j19.6 gene encoding actin nucleation-promoting factor WASL isoform X2: MVPAETALASAVVQLLVGPEKRGGGLRWEAHSCGVVCLVTDQSVHSVYIRLYCVKRAKLLWEQELYTHFRYSAPRPYFHSFLGDDRAVGLNFTDEEEAEKFLSAVQKHIDSYKGRPQTLQRTYSVDSTSGRLLWDRRAQWERSALNSPTELKSGPPSPVSPERRWAVNPPLDRSAGQSSDKPDPTQSNPSPDPSAKQEPTQPNPPTGPPQTLPRPKRVVIPLALKKGPLPPVPVHAGAGGGRERAQSLIPQIAVPSLPFAVPPPPSFPAPKRPDLLPDLGGPPRARTLSGRDFPW, encoded by the exons ATGGTTCCTGCGGAGACA GCATTAGCATCTGCAGTAGTCCAGCTGCTTGTCGGCCCTGAAAAGAGAGGTGGAGGTTTAAGATGGGAGGCCCACAGCTGTGGAGTTGTATGCTTGGTGACGGATCAAAGTGTACACTCTGTATACATACGCCTTTACTGTGTCAAG AGAGCTAAGTTGCTATGGGAACAGGAGCTCTACACCCACTTCAGGTACTCTGCCCCACGTCCATATTTCCACAGCTTCCTGGGCGAT GACCGTGCTGTCGGGCTTAACTTTACTGATGAAGAGGAGGCTGAGAAGTTTCTGTCAGCTGTTCAAAAACACATCGACAGCTACAAAG GCCGACCTCAGACGCTGCAGCGGACGTACAGTGTGGACTCTACATCAGGCCGTCTGCTATGGGACAGGAGGGCACAATGGGAGAGAAGTGCACTCAACTCACCAACTGAACTAAA GTCAGGACCACCATCACCTGTGTCACCTGAGAGGAGATGGGCAGTCAACCCACCTCTAGATCGCTCCGCCGGGCAGTCGTCTGACAAACCGGACCCCACCCAGTCCAACCCATCTCCAGATCCTTCAGCCAAACAGGAGCCCACCCAGCCCAACCCCCCTACAGGCCCTCCACAGACCTTACCCAGACCCAAGAGAGTGGTTATTCCCCTGGCGCTAAAGAAAGGACCACTACCTCCAGTGCCAGTCCATGCAGGGGCAGGTGGTGGACGAGAACGAGCCCAGAGCTTGATCCCACAGATCGCCGTTCCCTCCTTACCCTTTGCTgttccacctccaccctcctttCCAGCGCCCAAGAGGCCGGATCTCCTGCCAGACCTTGGCGGTCCCCCCAGAGCCCGCACTCTGAGCGGACGGGATTTCCCTTGGTGA
- the si:dkey-197j19.6 gene encoding actin nucleation-promoting factor WASL isoform X1, which translates to MQWLKWGKPRQRLTQQLINALASAVVQLLVGPEKRGGGLRWEAHSCGVVCLVTDQSVHSVYIRLYCVKRAKLLWEQELYTHFRYSAPRPYFHSFLGDDRAVGLNFTDEEEAEKFLSAVQKHIDSYKGRPQTLQRTYSVDSTSGRLLWDRRAQWERSALNSPTELKSGPPSPVSPERRWAVNPPLDRSAGQSSDKPDPTQSNPSPDPSAKQEPTQPNPPTGPPQTLPRPKRVVIPLALKKGPLPPVPVHAGAGGGRERAQSLIPQIAVPSLPFAVPPPPSFPAPKRPDLLPDLGGPPRARTLSGRDFPW; encoded by the exons atgcaatggctcaagtggggAAAACCACGACAACGTTTAACACAACAGTTGATCAAC GCATTAGCATCTGCAGTAGTCCAGCTGCTTGTCGGCCCTGAAAAGAGAGGTGGAGGTTTAAGATGGGAGGCCCACAGCTGTGGAGTTGTATGCTTGGTGACGGATCAAAGTGTACACTCTGTATACATACGCCTTTACTGTGTCAAG AGAGCTAAGTTGCTATGGGAACAGGAGCTCTACACCCACTTCAGGTACTCTGCCCCACGTCCATATTTCCACAGCTTCCTGGGCGAT GACCGTGCTGTCGGGCTTAACTTTACTGATGAAGAGGAGGCTGAGAAGTTTCTGTCAGCTGTTCAAAAACACATCGACAGCTACAAAG GCCGACCTCAGACGCTGCAGCGGACGTACAGTGTGGACTCTACATCAGGCCGTCTGCTATGGGACAGGAGGGCACAATGGGAGAGAAGTGCACTCAACTCACCAACTGAACTAAA GTCAGGACCACCATCACCTGTGTCACCTGAGAGGAGATGGGCAGTCAACCCACCTCTAGATCGCTCCGCCGGGCAGTCGTCTGACAAACCGGACCCCACCCAGTCCAACCCATCTCCAGATCCTTCAGCCAAACAGGAGCCCACCCAGCCCAACCCCCCTACAGGCCCTCCACAGACCTTACCCAGACCCAAGAGAGTGGTTATTCCCCTGGCGCTAAAGAAAGGACCACTACCTCCAGTGCCAGTCCATGCAGGGGCAGGTGGTGGACGAGAACGAGCCCAGAGCTTGATCCCACAGATCGCCGTTCCCTCCTTACCCTTTGCTgttccacctccaccctcctttCCAGCGCCCAAGAGGCCGGATCTCCTGCCAGACCTTGGCGGTCCCCCCAGAGCCCGCACTCTGAGCGGACGGGATTTCCCTTGGTGA